In Aquimarina sp. TRL1, a single window of DNA contains:
- the meaB gene encoding methylmalonyl Co-A mutase-associated GTPase MeaB encodes MSKDNTKYNTNTPFSKTPGSTNPKAIKSFKSRQQKKVDIEELFTKIRTKDRTALSQGITLIESSQPLHQEKAQQLIERCLPFSNNSIRIGITGVPGVGKSTFIEALGNILISHQKKVAVLAVDPSSSISGGSILGDKTRMETLVASPDAFIRPSPSGNSLGGVAQKTRESIILCEAAGFDTVIIETVGVGQSETAVHSMVDFFLLLKLAGAGDELQGIKRGIIEMADSIVINKADGDNKKRAREAKNQFKKALHLYPISHNGWLPQVLTCSALTNEGITDILELISSYIKITKTNGSFENKRIEQNKYWLLQTIEEQLKSSFFNHPGIKEILPKKIDALKRHEISPFAAAKALLTLHKNNTEKA; translated from the coding sequence GTGTCTAAAGATAACACAAAATATAACACTAATACTCCTTTTTCTAAAACACCTGGAAGTACGAATCCAAAAGCTATCAAGAGCTTCAAATCCAGGCAACAAAAAAAGGTAGATATCGAAGAATTATTTACTAAGATCAGGACAAAAGACAGAACTGCACTTAGTCAGGGGATTACTTTAATCGAGAGTTCCCAACCCCTACACCAGGAAAAAGCGCAACAATTAATCGAAAGATGCCTGCCTTTTTCTAATAATTCAATACGGATTGGAATTACAGGAGTTCCAGGAGTTGGCAAAAGTACTTTTATAGAAGCACTGGGAAATATATTAATCAGCCATCAAAAAAAGGTAGCTGTTTTGGCTGTAGATCCCAGTAGCAGTATTTCTGGAGGAAGTATCCTTGGAGATAAAACACGAATGGAAACATTAGTCGCTTCTCCTGATGCATTTATACGCCCTTCTCCCAGTGGGAATTCTTTGGGAGGAGTTGCACAGAAAACGAGAGAGTCAATCATTCTTTGCGAAGCTGCTGGTTTTGACACCGTTATCATAGAAACAGTTGGTGTAGGACAGAGTGAAACTGCCGTACACAGCATGGTTGATTTTTTTCTTTTACTCAAATTAGCTGGAGCAGGAGACGAATTACAAGGAATAAAACGAGGTATTATCGAAATGGCTGACTCTATTGTAATCAACAAAGCCGATGGTGATAACAAAAAGAGAGCTCGGGAAGCGAAAAATCAATTTAAAAAAGCGTTACACCTTTATCCTATCTCCCATAACGGATGGCTTCCTCAGGTACTTACCTGTAGTGCACTAACTAATGAAGGAATTACAGACATTCTGGAACTGATTAGTTCTTACATAAAGATCACAAAGACAAATGGCTCTTTTGAAAATAAAAGAATCGAGCAAAATAAATATTGGTTATTGCAAACCATCGAAGAGCAATTAAAAAGCTCATTTTTTAATCATCCTGGCATCAAGGAAATACTCCCAAAAAAAATTGATGCTCTAAAAAGACATGAAATTAGTCCCTTTGCTGCTGCCAAGGCACTTCTTACCCTTCATAAAAACAATACAGAAAAAGCTTAA
- a CDS encoding organic hydroperoxide resistance protein, producing the protein MKILYTAEATTEKGRSGHVSTDTKTIDTPLSVPKELGGAGGDYTNPEELFAAGYSACYGSALQHIADQRKIDLGDFTVTAVVSIGKTEEEEFELAVVLDTYLPGIETALAEELINEAHEVCPYSRATRDNIDVTLNLLLDE; encoded by the coding sequence ATGAAAATTTTGTATACCGCAGAAGCAACAACGGAAAAGGGAAGATCTGGTCATGTTTCTACAGATACCAAAACTATTGATACACCATTAAGTGTTCCTAAAGAATTAGGAGGAGCAGGAGGAGATTATACAAACCCTGAAGAACTTTTCGCAGCAGGGTACTCTGCTTGTTATGGGAGCGCATTACAACATATAGCCGATCAGCGAAAAATCGATTTGGGAGATTTTACTGTCACAGCTGTGGTATCTATAGGAAAAACAGAAGAAGAAGAGTTTGAATTGGCAGTGGTATTAGATACTTATTTGCCGGGGATAGAAACAGCACTAGCAGAGGAATTGATTAACGAAGCTCATGAAGTATGCCCGTATTCCAGAGCGACTAGAGATAACATTGATGTAACCTTGAATTTGTTATTAGATGAATAA
- a CDS encoding DUF2911 domain-containing protein, with product MNKFIKRLIFILIGISIISYIGLSFLKTNTKKHSPEETVTHQTKEASLSVFYNRPYKKDRIIFGELVPFGKVWRTGANEATTFNTSKDLLIDGSTLPAGKYTLWTIPNKKSWKILFNSKQYSWGVNMDGTVKHNPEFDVLTIEVPVNPLLNVVEQFSIYFEEANDFSIMYLAWDTTVIAVPIKVKK from the coding sequence ATGAACAAGTTTATTAAACGTTTGATCTTTATTCTAATCGGAATTTCTATTATCAGCTATATCGGTTTATCTTTCTTAAAAACTAATACTAAGAAACATAGTCCCGAAGAGACGGTCACACATCAAACCAAAGAAGCTTCTCTTAGCGTATTTTATAACCGCCCATACAAAAAAGATCGTATTATCTTTGGTGAATTAGTTCCTTTTGGCAAGGTTTGGAGAACCGGAGCTAACGAAGCAACTACTTTTAACACTTCCAAAGATCTTCTTATTGATGGCAGTACATTACCGGCAGGAAAATATACTTTATGGACTATTCCTAATAAAAAATCATGGAAAATACTATTCAATAGCAAACAATATAGCTGGGGAGTTAATATGGACGGAACTGTAAAACACAATCCTGAATTTGATGTACTAACAATAGAGGTTCCTGTAAATCCCCTTCTTAATGTAGTAGAACAATTTTCTATCTATTTTGAGGAAGCGAATGATTTTTCTATCATGTACCTCGCGTGGGACACTACAGTGATTGCTGTACCTATAAAGGTTAAAAAGTAA
- a CDS encoding RNA polymerase sigma factor, with protein sequence MKLYNKYCDGMYYVALRFLKDPYEAEEAMQESFIKAFTRLHQFTGDVTFGAWLKRIVINKSIDMLKAKKMNMVAINEQVMSTVEEQNDWSVSDSVTVEEVKKAIENLPEKYKYAVMLFLIEGYDHKEISEILDITPVASRTLVHRGKKQLQDQLKHLRDGTGY encoded by the coding sequence ATGAAGCTTTATAATAAGTATTGTGATGGGATGTATTATGTAGCACTTAGATTCCTCAAAGATCCGTATGAGGCAGAGGAAGCAATGCAGGAATCTTTTATCAAGGCTTTTACGAGATTACATCAATTTACAGGAGATGTCACTTTTGGAGCTTGGTTAAAGCGAATAGTGATTAATAAAAGTATTGACATGCTGAAGGCGAAAAAGATGAATATGGTAGCGATTAATGAACAGGTAATGTCGACAGTAGAGGAGCAGAATGATTGGTCTGTATCAGATTCGGTTACCGTAGAGGAAGTAAAAAAAGCAATAGAAAATTTACCCGAAAAATATAAATATGCTGTAATGCTATTTTTAATAGAAGGGTATGACCATAAAGAAATAAGCGAAATTTTAGATATTACCCCTGTAGCTTCCAGGACGCTGGTACACAGAGGAAAAAAACAGCTTCAGGATCAATTAAAACACTTACGAGATGGCACAGGATATTAG
- a CDS encoding PepSY domain-containing protein, whose amino-acid sequence MSKRDYNVFFHTHTVSGIVISVALYVIFFAGAFALIKDEITAWEKGNPTAVENRVDVNYDKVVETIECEGYNLYGRDIRLMPSDVKQEVLVILQGSKDSLATKEDKGRAYFKINTETYETSGYYDYYSMGELLFRLHFFSQIPYIGMYLAGLVAVFFLFAIVTGVVVHWKKIISNFYVFRPAAKLKTVWTDAHTVLGMIGVPFQFVYAVTSCFLGLSILALLPANFLYNGDQEKLMADVLPMMKTYPLEEKIEDVPKVNQFMQFTLDKWEGFTAEEVHIKNYGSSNMKFLVEGLIRAEDGFLGKGRIVYEATSGKITSIKDPYESSYMEGVRLVIYRLHFGDYGGLALKMVYFIMAIITCFVIISGVLIWLEARKKRNMPERKRRFNRRVGVVYLALCLSMYPITAISFVVSKLIPEEHNLMRMDILYWTFFGGWLLATVFFILKKDNFYTNKYCLLSGSIVGFFIPISNGISSGNWIWVTYMNHQHEILFIDVFWIVVSVITFITALKVKRKEEPQRKMKKGKISIELDKEKMTIAAMEPAK is encoded by the coding sequence ATGAGTAAGAGGGATTATAATGTGTTTTTTCATACACATACAGTAAGTGGAATAGTTATAAGTGTAGCACTATATGTGATTTTTTTTGCAGGAGCATTTGCACTTATAAAAGATGAAATTACAGCGTGGGAAAAAGGGAACCCTACAGCTGTAGAAAACAGGGTAGATGTAAACTACGATAAAGTGGTTGAAACTATCGAATGTGAAGGGTATAACCTATACGGAAGAGATATTCGATTAATGCCGAGTGATGTCAAGCAAGAAGTATTGGTAATTCTCCAGGGATCAAAAGATTCGTTAGCAACAAAAGAAGATAAAGGGAGAGCTTATTTTAAAATCAATACAGAAACTTATGAGACATCAGGATATTATGATTACTACAGCATGGGAGAGCTGTTGTTTCGGCTTCATTTTTTTAGCCAAATTCCTTATATAGGGATGTATTTGGCAGGATTAGTAGCGGTATTTTTCTTATTCGCTATTGTAACAGGGGTTGTAGTACATTGGAAAAAAATTATATCTAATTTTTATGTTTTCAGACCAGCAGCTAAGCTAAAAACGGTTTGGACAGATGCGCATACAGTATTAGGAATGATTGGCGTGCCGTTTCAGTTTGTGTATGCTGTAACCAGTTGCTTTCTGGGGTTGTCTATTCTGGCATTATTGCCAGCAAATTTTCTGTACAATGGAGATCAGGAAAAATTAATGGCAGATGTACTTCCTATGATGAAGACATACCCATTAGAAGAGAAGATTGAGGACGTGCCAAAAGTAAATCAGTTTATGCAGTTCACACTGGATAAATGGGAAGGTTTTACTGCAGAAGAAGTACATATAAAAAATTATGGTTCTTCCAATATGAAATTTCTGGTGGAAGGACTTATACGAGCAGAAGACGGCTTTCTGGGAAAAGGAAGGATTGTATACGAGGCCACTTCAGGAAAAATAACCTCTATTAAAGATCCTTATGAGAGCTCTTATATGGAGGGAGTTCGACTTGTGATATATCGTCTTCACTTTGGAGATTATGGAGGGCTTGCTTTAAAAATGGTCTACTTTATAATGGCTATTATTACCTGTTTCGTAATTATATCAGGTGTTTTGATTTGGTTAGAAGCGAGAAAGAAACGAAATATGCCAGAACGAAAAAGAAGATTCAACAGAAGAGTAGGGGTCGTATACCTGGCATTATGCTTAAGTATGTACCCGATAACTGCAATTTCTTTTGTAGTCTCAAAATTAATTCCGGAAGAGCATAACCTCATGCGAATGGATATTCTGTATTGGACGTTTTTTGGTGGGTGGCTTTTAGCAACAGTATTCTTTATTCTCAAAAAAGACAATTTTTATACTAATAAGTATTGTTTGTTGTCAGGAAGTATTGTTGGTTTTTTTATTCCGATTAGTAATGGAATTTCTTCAGGCAATTGGATTTGGGTTACCTATATGAATCATCAACATGAGATTCTTTTTATTGATGTTTTTTGGATAGTGGTGTCTGTGATAACTTTTATAACAGCATTAAAAGTAAAGAGAAAAGAAGAACCCCAGAGAAAGATGAAAAAAGGGAAAATATCCATTGAGCTTGATAAGGAAAAAATGACCATAGCAGCAATGGAACCTGCCAAGTAG
- a CDS encoding flavodoxin translates to MGKNNGILLVYGSDTGMTEEITHVIVDECDFNEINVVEVANVTKDDFAAYDYFILGLPTWYDGELQSDWEEYFEEFKTIDFTGKTVAVFGLGDQYGYPQYFVDGIGIIAKEVLRNGGEIVGHWSTEFYDFDESKALYNEELFYGLALDEDNQTDLSSERITDWLEILRKHFN, encoded by the coding sequence ATGGGCAAGAATAATGGTATTCTTTTAGTGTACGGTTCTGATACAGGTATGACAGAAGAGATAACACATGTAATTGTAGATGAATGTGATTTTAATGAAATAAATGTTGTCGAAGTAGCTAATGTTACTAAAGATGATTTTGCGGCTTATGATTATTTCATTCTAGGGCTTCCTACTTGGTATGATGGAGAACTACAGAGTGATTGGGAAGAATATTTCGAGGAGTTCAAAACTATTGATTTTACAGGAAAAACGGTAGCTGTTTTTGGTCTGGGAGATCAATATGGGTATCCGCAGTATTTCGTGGATGGAATAGGGATAATAGCAAAAGAGGTGCTAAGAAACGGAGGGGAAATTGTCGGGCATTGGTCTACTGAATTTTATGATTTTGATGAATCAAAAGCGCTCTATAACGAAGAGTTATTTTATGGTCTGGCTCTTGATGAAGATAATCAAACTGATCTGTCTTCAGAACGTATTACTGACTGGTTAGAAATACTACGCAAGCATTTTAATTAA
- a CDS encoding DUF6249 domain-containing protein: MGAEVIILPAILGVIFGIYYVYISARNKERMALIDKGADASIFFNSKDRKVTPIWKIIILNLSLLCMGIGIGIFIAGILDKAIGVDEDIAYPGTIFLMAGIGLYTSFTITKNLDK; the protein is encoded by the coding sequence ATGGGAGCAGAAGTTATTATTTTACCTGCTATATTAGGAGTTATTTTTGGTATATACTACGTATATATCTCTGCCAGAAATAAAGAACGAATGGCTTTAATTGATAAAGGAGCAGACGCCTCTATCTTTTTTAATTCTAAGGACAGGAAAGTTACCCCAATTTGGAAAATCATTATCCTCAACCTATCCCTATTATGTATGGGGATCGGTATTGGTATATTTATAGCCGGTATTTTGGATAAGGCTATTGGTGTAGATGAAGATATTGCCTACCCAGGCACCATATTCCTGATGGCTGGTATTGGGTTATACACTTCCTTCACAATAACAAAAAACCTGGACAAATAA
- a CDS encoding RNA polymerase sigma factor, whose translation MTHYTDQEIIDRTLEGDTAIFAALVERYQYMVYTVVYRIVRNKEEAEEIAQDSFVKAYQSLGTYKGKSKFSSWLYTIAYRKSLDRVRNQSVTFTTSVIDKVSEKALKQVENALDYMESKEQNEIVLEAIMKLPEKESVIVTLYYLEENSVKEIAAIVGISPQNVKIKLYRARKKLYSLLKDYVSPEIKDRYGRAL comes from the coding sequence ATGACACACTATACTGACCAGGAAATTATCGATAGAACCTTAGAAGGGGATACAGCTATCTTTGCGGCTCTTGTGGAGCGGTATCAGTATATGGTGTATACGGTAGTGTATCGTATTGTACGTAATAAAGAGGAAGCGGAAGAAATAGCACAAGATAGTTTTGTAAAAGCATATCAGTCGTTGGGAACGTATAAAGGGAAGTCGAAATTTTCTTCATGGTTATATACTATTGCATACAGAAAAAGTTTGGATAGGGTTCGGAATCAATCTGTAACTTTTACAACTAGTGTAATAGATAAAGTATCAGAAAAAGCTTTAAAACAAGTAGAGAATGCATTAGACTATATGGAGAGTAAAGAGCAGAATGAAATTGTTTTGGAGGCAATTATGAAGCTCCCAGAAAAGGAATCTGTTATTGTTACACTCTATTATTTAGAGGAAAATTCAGTAAAAGAGATAGCAGCTATTGTCGGGATTTCTCCTCAAAATGTAAAAATTAAACTTTACAGAGCGAGAAAAAAACTATATTCGCTACTAAAGGACTATGTTTCACCAGAAATAAAGGATAGATATGGAAGAGCGTTATGA